The Medicago truncatula cultivar Jemalong A17 chromosome 4, MtrunA17r5.0-ANR, whole genome shotgun sequence genome includes a region encoding these proteins:
- the LOC11437300 gene encoding uncharacterized protein isoform X1, producing the protein MATEAYAAEGNGDKIQSDVLIKARESCYKARDAFYSCIENKCDKKPTEIATVGLLYPKECQQSRNQFVKQCRSSWVKHFDRQYCQNKKAQQRLLDDKGSRRGPLSLPKPYTLKPTP; encoded by the exons ATGGCGACGGAAGCTTATGCAGCTGAAGGAAACGGTGACAAAATCCAGTCTGATGTCctcatcaaagccagagaatcttgcTACAAG gctCGTGATGCTTTCTACTCATGCATCGAAAATAAATGTGACAAGAAGCCAACAGAAATTGCAACAGTGGGTTTGCTTTACCCCAAAGAATGCCAACAATCCAGGAATCAATTCGTCAAACAGTGCCGATCTTCTTGG GTGAAACATTTTGATAGACAATATTGTCAGAACAAAAAGGCTCAGCAGAGGCTTTTGGATGATAAAGGCAGCAGGAGAGGTCCGTTGTCACTCCCAAAGCCTTACACTCTCAAACCCACTCCTTGA
- the LOC11437300 gene encoding uncharacterized protein isoform X2: protein MATEAYAAEGNGDKIQSDVLIKARESCYKARDAFYSCIENKCDKKPTEIATVGLLYPKECQQSRNQFVKQCRSSWVKHFDRQYCQNKKAQQRLLDDKGSRRGV, encoded by the exons ATGGCGACGGAAGCTTATGCAGCTGAAGGAAACGGTGACAAAATCCAGTCTGATGTCctcatcaaagccagagaatcttgcTACAAG gctCGTGATGCTTTCTACTCATGCATCGAAAATAAATGTGACAAGAAGCCAACAGAAATTGCAACAGTGGGTTTGCTTTACCCCAAAGAATGCCAACAATCCAGGAATCAATTCGTCAAACAGTGCCGATCTTCTTGG GTGAAACATTTTGATAGACAATATTGTCAGAACAAAAAGGCTCAGCAGAGGCTTTTGGATGATAAAGGCAGCAGGAGAG GGGTGTAA